A region from the Pseudomonas sp. P8_229 genome encodes:
- a CDS encoding NADPH-dependent FMN reductase has protein sequence MVCLLAVSGSLRQTSSNSILLRAAERLCPEGALVMHYDGIGALPHFNPDLLEDPPEAVIALCSIIGQADGLLFSCPEYARGIPGSFKNMLDWLVSSAEFPGKPVALFNASPRASHAQAALRLVLDTMSARIIEEASMTVNLLSSQLSAESIATDPVMGPKIVTALGAFKRRLENQDF, from the coding sequence ATGGTATGCCTGCTTGCTGTCTCTGGAAGTCTGCGCCAGACCTCCTCCAACTCAATTTTGCTCCGAGCAGCTGAGCGTCTATGCCCTGAAGGGGCATTGGTCATGCATTACGACGGTATAGGTGCATTGCCTCACTTCAACCCGGATCTGCTCGAAGATCCCCCTGAGGCAGTCATCGCGTTATGCTCAATTATCGGGCAAGCGGACGGGCTGTTGTTTTCATGCCCCGAATACGCGCGAGGTATTCCCGGTTCATTCAAAAACATGCTCGATTGGCTCGTGAGCAGTGCAGAGTTTCCGGGCAAGCCTGTCGCGCTTTTCAACGCGTCACCCAGAGCCAGTCACGCGCAAGCTGCATTACGCCTGGTACTGGATACGATGTCCGCTCGCATCATCGAGGAAGCGTCAATGACTGTTAACCTCCTGTCCAGCCAACTGAGCGCCGAAAGCATCGCCACCGACCCGGTGATGGGACCAAAGATCGTTACTGCACTCGGCGCCTTTAAACGACGCCTCGAAAATCAAGATTTTTGA
- a CDS encoding helix-turn-helix domain-containing protein, protein MKKANGNAAPSKSNRPLNPVQRMQLNRARVLLETSRYSVESIAEQVGYKDATALRRLMRRLLNVSPKQQRR, encoded by the coding sequence ATGAAAAAGGCCAATGGCAATGCGGCACCTTCGAAAAGCAACCGGCCTTTGAACCCGGTCCAGCGTATGCAACTGAACAGGGCCCGCGTGCTCCTGGAAACCAGCCGATACTCCGTTGAATCCATTGCCGAGCAGGTGGGATACAAGGATGCCACCGCCCTGCGGCGACTTATGCGCCGCCTGTTGAACGTCTCCCCAAAACAGCAGCGCCGGTAA
- a CDS encoding nuclear transport factor 2 family protein, which produces MTTGPNDFAERAASAFNRHDVEAMLALVCEDFIYLDSMGIQTGREALRKRESALLEALPDAHVIYSPFAVSNDRLALTAFLTGTFAAPLVLPGRVIAPHGRHITAYYAAHFTFKNGLVIREEAFFDSAVLLPLTHPAED; this is translated from the coding sequence ATGACTACTGGCCCCAACGACTTTGCGGAACGCGCCGCCAGCGCCTTCAATCGCCATGATGTGGAGGCGATGCTTGCGCTGGTTTGCGAAGACTTCATCTACCTCGACAGCATGGGGATACAAACCGGTCGCGAAGCCCTGCGCAAACGGGAGAGTGCATTGTTAGAAGCGCTCCCCGATGCCCACGTAATCTACAGCCCATTCGCCGTCAGTAACGATCGTTTGGCGCTGACTGCCTTCCTGACCGGCACATTCGCCGCCCCCTTGGTGCTGCCAGGCCGGGTGATTGCACCTCATGGACGCCATATCACCGCGTACTACGCCGCACACTTCACCTTCAAAAACGGGCTGGTCATTCGTGAAGAGGCCTTCTTCGACAGTGCAGTGCTGCTGCCGTTAACCCATCCGGCAGAGGATTGA
- a CDS encoding VOC family protein → MRINPYLIFNGNCREAFTFYEQALQGKLEAMMTFGETPAAEHVPKEHHNLVIHTCLKVGDQMIMASDTTPDRPTGGMSGCSISLNVDSIAEAERVFNALAKDGRVDMPLEATFWAARFGMLVDRFGVSWMVNCERDK, encoded by the coding sequence ATGAGAATCAATCCCTACCTGATCTTCAACGGCAACTGCCGCGAAGCCTTCACCTTCTACGAGCAAGCCTTGCAAGGAAAACTCGAAGCAATGATGACCTTCGGCGAAACACCCGCCGCCGAGCACGTACCGAAAGAGCACCACAACCTGGTCATCCATACCTGCCTGAAGGTCGGAGACCAGATGATCATGGCCTCCGACACCACACCTGACCGGCCGACCGGGGGCATGAGCGGGTGCTCGATCTCCCTCAATGTCGACAGCATTGCCGAAGCCGAGCGAGTGTTTAATGCGCTGGCCAAGGACGGCCGCGTCGACATGCCGCTGGAGGCGACGTTCTGGGCCGCTCGCTTCGGCATGCTGGTGGACCGCTTTGGCGTGTCATGGATGGTCAATTGCGAGCGCGACAAGTGA
- a CDS encoding ABC transporter ATP-binding protein: MPLISRFNALFDQARRALLLVWATSRGLFLGLVLATLIAGVLPALAAWLGQRIVDAVVTAMQMHAQQGDVPLWPVLRYVLMEAGVLALLSGTQRALSVQQSLLRVQLGQKVNTLILEKAQTLSLVQFENSEFYDKLVRVRREASTRPLALVMKSLGLIQNLIMLISFGVLLVHFSPWALVLLVVGALPVFFAEAHFSGDAFRLFTRRAPESRQQSYIETLLSHEAYIKEVKLFGFAPLLLQRYRDTFARLYAEDRRLTLRRDGWGFGLGLLGTGAFYLAYAWVVIDAVHGNISLGQMTMYLVLFKQGQGAVSSSLSAISGLYEDGLYLSNLYEYLAEPVLADSGHLTVGAQPGDGLRFENVGFRYPGANRAALEGIDLHLVPGKSMALVGENGSGKTTMIKLLTRLYRPDQGRILLDGSDLQDWEETTLRRRIGVIFQDYIRYQFTVGENIGVGDTAAFNEEQRWKAAAAEGMAAPFIEGLDRGYATQLGRWFAGGQELSGGQWQKIALSRAYMRRDADILILDEPTSALDPAAEAAVFEHFSQHTEGRMTLLISHRFSSVRNADQIIVLEGGRILEQGDHDSLIAANGHYASLFDLQARGYR; encoded by the coding sequence ATGCCTTTGATTTCCCGATTCAACGCTCTGTTCGATCAGGCCCGGCGCGCCTTGTTGCTGGTCTGGGCGACGTCACGCGGATTATTTCTGGGACTGGTGCTGGCGACCCTGATTGCCGGTGTATTGCCGGCGCTGGCCGCGTGGCTGGGCCAGCGTATTGTCGATGCGGTGGTGACGGCGATGCAGATGCACGCGCAGCAGGGTGATGTGCCACTGTGGCCGGTATTGCGTTATGTATTGATGGAGGCGGGGGTATTGGCGCTGTTGTCCGGCACACAACGAGCGTTGTCGGTCCAGCAGTCGCTGCTGCGGGTGCAGTTGGGACAGAAGGTCAACACGCTGATTCTGGAAAAGGCGCAGACCCTGTCGCTGGTGCAGTTCGAGAACTCCGAGTTCTACGACAAACTGGTCCGCGTGCGCCGCGAAGCCTCGACCCGGCCGCTGGCGTTGGTGATGAAGTCGCTGGGATTGATCCAGAACCTGATCATGCTGATCAGCTTCGGTGTGTTGCTGGTGCATTTTTCGCCGTGGGCACTGGTGTTGCTGGTGGTCGGCGCGTTGCCGGTGTTTTTTGCCGAGGCGCACTTTTCCGGCGATGCTTTCCGCTTGTTCACCCGCCGTGCGCCAGAGAGCCGACAGCAAAGCTACATCGAAACCTTGCTGTCCCACGAGGCCTACATCAAAGAAGTCAAACTGTTCGGCTTCGCGCCGTTGCTGTTGCAGCGTTACCGGGACACGTTCGCCAGACTTTATGCCGAGGACCGGCGCCTGACCTTGCGTCGCGATGGCTGGGGTTTCGGCCTTGGATTGCTCGGCACCGGGGCTTTCTATCTGGCTTATGCCTGGGTGGTGATCGACGCAGTGCATGGCAATATCAGTCTGGGCCAAATGACCATGTACCTGGTGCTGTTCAAGCAGGGACAGGGGGCGGTCAGCAGCAGCCTGAGCGCGATCAGCGGTTTGTACGAGGACGGTTTATACCTGTCGAACCTTTACGAATACCTGGCCGAACCGGTGCTGGCCGACTCCGGTCATCTCACTGTCGGCGCGCAACCGGGCGATGGCCTGCGCTTTGAAAACGTCGGCTTCCGGTATCCGGGGGCCAACCGTGCGGCGCTGGAAGGTATCGACCTGCACCTGGTGCCAGGCAAGAGCATGGCGCTGGTGGGGGAGAACGGCTCAGGCAAGACCACAATGATCAAACTGCTGACTCGCCTGTATCGACCCGATCAAGGGCGTATTCTGCTCGATGGCAGCGACTTGCAGGATTGGGAAGAGACCACGCTGCGCCGGCGTATCGGCGTGATTTTCCAGGACTACATCCGCTACCAGTTCACCGTGGGTGAAAACATCGGCGTCGGCGATACCGCGGCGTTCAATGAAGAGCAACGCTGGAAGGCCGCGGCTGCCGAAGGCATGGCCGCACCGTTCATTGAAGGACTTGACCGCGGCTACGCCACGCAATTGGGCCGCTGGTTTGCCGGTGGTCAGGAATTGTCCGGTGGGCAATGGCAGAAGATTGCCTTGTCCCGGGCCTACATGCGCCGCGATGCCGACATCCTGATCCTCGACGAACCGACCTCGGCGCTGGACCCTGCTGCGGAAGCGGCGGTGTTCGAGCATTTCAGCCAGCACACCGAAGGTCGCATGACCTTGCTGATCTCCCACCGTTTTTCCAGTGTGCGCAACGCCGATCAGATCATCGTTCTGGAGGGCGGGCGGATCCTGGAGCAGGGCGATCACGACAGCCTGATCGCCGCCAACGGACACTACGCCAGCCTGTTCGATCTGCAGGCCCGTGGTTATCGCTAG
- a CDS encoding LysR family transcriptional regulator, giving the protein MALQANWDDLRLLLAVSRRGSFLQAGQFLGIAASTVSRRLTQLEIALGEPLVERGVEGCWLTSRGQSLVEVALAAEAGLRRQTVAGISELNTALSGSVLVSAGEGFSSCVLEAASRFTSLHPRCSVELMVTSDFHKIVRGVADIAVRTAHLGEPSLIYRPIGRLAYGVFADADYLKRHPRVTPGTAINIALLPPLDMLPQMRAAKAAGLERAQISVNSFVAQLESVRRGMGVAVLPRLLAKDLIELFPDIHLPDMEVYLVTRPQALKQAHIKCFFAILEQVMLEALSVENVEGCRLEGDL; this is encoded by the coding sequence ATGGCGTTGCAAGCAAATTGGGACGATCTTCGTCTGCTGTTGGCAGTTTCTCGGCGTGGCAGCTTCCTTCAAGCTGGTCAGTTCCTGGGAATCGCGGCGTCTACCGTGTCCCGCCGGCTGACCCAACTTGAGATCGCACTGGGCGAGCCACTCGTCGAGCGGGGCGTTGAAGGATGCTGGTTGACCTCGCGGGGCCAATCTCTCGTTGAAGTCGCCTTGGCGGCGGAAGCGGGCTTGAGGCGTCAAACCGTTGCGGGCATATCCGAGCTCAACACAGCGCTGTCTGGCAGTGTCCTGGTCAGTGCCGGAGAGGGGTTCTCGTCATGCGTGCTGGAGGCCGCGAGTCGTTTCACTTCTCTGCACCCGCGTTGCTCGGTGGAGTTGATGGTAACCAGCGACTTTCACAAGATCGTTCGCGGCGTGGCAGACATTGCTGTACGCACTGCTCATCTGGGCGAACCGTCGCTGATTTATCGACCCATAGGCAGGCTCGCTTATGGTGTCTTCGCCGATGCAGATTATCTGAAACGGCATCCGCGGGTGACGCCGGGCACTGCGATCAACATTGCCTTGCTTCCGCCGCTGGACATGTTGCCGCAAATGCGAGCGGCAAAGGCCGCGGGCCTGGAGCGCGCGCAGATCAGTGTGAATTCGTTCGTCGCGCAACTCGAATCGGTGAGGCGAGGTATGGGGGTGGCGGTATTGCCCCGTTTACTGGCGAAGGATCTGATCGAGCTGTTCCCGGATATCCACCTTCCCGACATGGAGGTCTATCTGGTGACCCGGCCTCAGGCATTGAAGCAGGCCCACATCAAATGTTTCTTTGCCATCCTGGAGCAGGTAATGCTCGAAGCCCTGTCCGTGGAAAACGTCGAGGGCTGCCGCTTGGAAGGGGACCTGTAA